TGTGGGACGAAGATCTGGTGAAAAGAATAGCAAAGGCCATTGGTGACGAACTCTATTCTGTTGGTTCCCGCCAGGCTCTGGCCCCGGTTCTGGATGTCAGCCGGGACGTCCGCTGGGGACGCACCGAGGAATCCATGGGAGAAGATCCCTACCTGGTAGGATGCCTCGGCGCGGCCTATGTGCAGGGTATTCAGGGCCCTGACAGGCGCATTCTGGCTACATTAAAACACTTTGCAGGCCACTCCTTCGCCGAGGGCGGACGAAACCATGCCCCCGTCCGGATCGGTGAAAAAGAACTGTATGACACGTTTTTGATTCCCTTCGAAATGGCAGTCAAACTGGCCGATGCGGGGTCTGTCATGCCTGCCTACCATGACCTGGACGGCGAACCCCTCCATATGTCCTACCGGTATCTGACTCAGTTATTGCGCCGCCAGTGGGGCTTCGACGGACTCATCGTGGCAGACTACGAGGGTGTGAGCCTTCTGCACACGGACCATAGGGTCGCCCGGACCCTGGATGAGGCCGCGGTTCTGTCCCTTAAGGCCGGACTGGATGTGGAACTTCCCGAGGGCCGCTGTTTCAGTTCTGGACTCAAACGGAGCCTGGAAAAGGGCAGTCTGGATATCTCTTTCATGGACGAGGCGGTACTGCGGGTCTTAAAGGAAAAATACAGGCTGGGTCTGTTTGACAATCCCTATACCGATGAGGGTCTTGTTCTGAACAACCATGAAGAGCACCTGAAACTGGCCCTGGAAGGGGCCGCACAATCGGCGGTGCTCCTCAAGAACAACGGGATTCTGCCCCTGAAAAATCCCGGTCAGCTGGCTCTCGTCGGTCCCCTGGGGGATGACCGTCTGTGCATGTTCAGCGGCTACTCCTTTCCGGTCCATCTGATCGTCAGCGGCAAGGAGATGTCGGAAAAAGAGAACGCCGGCATCAAAACAATCAAAGATGCCCTGGAGCAGAAACTGCCCCATAAGCTGATATACGCCCGGGGCTGTGATGTACTCACCCAGCGTCCCACAGAGGCACCCGTATTTCCCGGAGACATTGCCGCCGAAGACAAGAGGCAGCAGAAAACCTACATCAGCTTCGACGAATCGAACATTGCTTCTGCTGTGGAAGAAGCCTCCCGGGCGGACATCATTGTAGCGGCCCTGGGCGATCTGTCGGGTCTGTTCCTGACAGGAACCGTAGGGGAAGGTTCGGATGTGACCTCTCTGGAACTCCCGGGGGTCCAGCAGAAACTGCTGGAGGCCCTGCTGGACACGGGCAAACCGGTCATCGTGGTTCTCATCAGCGGTCGCCCCTACCATCTGGGCCGGGGCTTTGAGAGAGCGGCGGCGGTTCTGGAAGCCTGGCTGCCCGGTGAAACCGGGGCGGAAGCCATCGCTCAGATCCTGATGGGCGAAAAAAGCCCGGGGGGACGCCTCCCTGTGTCCATCCCCCAAACGGCGGGAGCCATGCCCTACTTCTACAACTTCAAGCTCAAATCGGCGGGCACTCCCATTCAGCCCGAATTCGGGGCGGAATATCCCTTCGGTTTCGGCCTGAGCTACACCAGCTTCTCCTACAGTAATCTGTCGGTACCTAAAAGCACCCTCTCCATGGATGAGGATATTGTTCTCAGCTTCACCCTGAGCAATACGGGTCAAAGGGAGGGAGATGAGATTGTTCAGCTCTATATCCGCGACCAGTATGCCAGCCTTGTGAGGCCGGTGAAGGAACTGAAGGCCTTCAAACGGGTCAGCCTGAAGCCGGGTCAGTCCGCAGGGATCACCTTCACGGTTCCCTCAGACATGCTCTCCTTCTGTCTGAGCGATACCAGGCGCGTCGTAGAACCCGGTGACTTTGACTTCATGATAGGGAGCTCCTCCCGGGACATCCACCTGCAACATGTGATTACCCTGGAGGGTGAACCCCGCGTCCTCCTCCCCGACTGGAAAATGACCAGTCAGGTAGAGATAAGTTCCTGATAAGAAGCCGGGTCTCACAAGGACCCGGCAAATTTATAGACAGTCAAATATCATTATTGAAAACAAAGGTTTCAGAGCTGATCAAAC
The sequence above is drawn from the Oceanispirochaeta sp. genome and encodes:
- a CDS encoding glycoside hydrolase family 3 N-terminal domain-containing protein: MTDQEKAGKLLAKMTLNEKIAQLHSVWMEIHEDGTAGFRSEKQKKGSGFDSPLDLMKDGIGQITRPLGTHLIDALAGVRGLNLIQKRLKEETRLGIPALPHEESLAGLMVKGGTLFPAGINNGAMWDEDLVKRIAKAIGDELYSVGSRQALAPVLDVSRDVRWGRTEESMGEDPYLVGCLGAAYVQGIQGPDRRILATLKHFAGHSFAEGGRNHAPVRIGEKELYDTFLIPFEMAVKLADAGSVMPAYHDLDGEPLHMSYRYLTQLLRRQWGFDGLIVADYEGVSLLHTDHRVARTLDEAAVLSLKAGLDVELPEGRCFSSGLKRSLEKGSLDISFMDEAVLRVLKEKYRLGLFDNPYTDEGLVLNNHEEHLKLALEGAAQSAVLLKNNGILPLKNPGQLALVGPLGDDRLCMFSGYSFPVHLIVSGKEMSEKENAGIKTIKDALEQKLPHKLIYARGCDVLTQRPTEAPVFPGDIAAEDKRQQKTYISFDESNIASAVEEASRADIIVAALGDLSGLFLTGTVGEGSDVTSLELPGVQQKLLEALLDTGKPVIVVLISGRPYHLGRGFERAAAVLEAWLPGETGAEAIAQILMGEKSPGGRLPVSIPQTAGAMPYFYNFKLKSAGTPIQPEFGAEYPFGFGLSYTSFSYSNLSVPKSTLSMDEDIVLSFTLSNTGQREGDEIVQLYIRDQYASLVRPVKELKAFKRVSLKPGQSAGITFTVPSDMLSFCLSDTRRVVEPGDFDFMIGSSSRDIHLQHVITLEGEPRVLLPDWKMTSQVEISS